The Candidatus Aminicenantes bacterium genome segment CCCGCAACATCATCATTGCCTCCGATGGCGTTTTTTCCATGGACGGCGACATCGCCGACCTGAAGTGCATCAGTGAACTGGCCAACACCTCCGACGCCCTGGTCATGGTCGACGACTCCCACGCCACCGGTTTTTTAGGCAAAACCGGCCGTGGTGCCATTGAATACAACGACGTGCTCGGCAAGGTTGACATCATCACCTCTACTTTGGGCAAGGCCATGGGCGGAGCTTCCGGCGGATTCACCAGCGGCCACCGGGAAATGATCGAGATCCTGCGCCAGAAATCGCGTCCCTACCTGTTTTCCAACACCTTGGCCCCGGCCATCGCCGCAGCCGGCATCGCCGCTTTCGACCTGCTGGAAAAGAGCGACGGCCTGCGCCGGCAGCTGATGGAAAACACCCAGACCTTCCGGCGCGAAATGGGGCGGCTCGGCTTCGACATCAACGAGGGCGAGCACCCCATCGTGCCGATCCTTTTCCGCAAGTTCGCCAACGACGCCCAGCTGTCGCAGTTGATGGCCCGCGACCTGTACGCCGAGGGGATTTACGTGGTCGGTTTCTTTTTCCCGGTCGTGCCGCGCGGCCAGTCGCGCATCCGGGTGCAGATCTCCGCCGCCCACACCAGGGAGCACATCGAGAAAGCCATCGCCGCCTTTGCCAAGGTGGGCCGCCAGCTGGGCGTCATCTAATGCCCGTCCCGTCTCAGCGGGACACAAGGTCATCTGAGTCTTGTCCCGTTCAACGGGACTGCAGCCGGTTTATCAATCGCGGCAATTATGTTATAATATACGAAAACAAGTGGGATAAAGAAGAAAAATGAATAAAATAAAAGCCAAAGCGCCGAAAGGCATCCTGTTCTGGATCATCGCCCTCTTCATTCTCATCTTGTTGTGGAACATGATGAGCACCGTTTCCAGCAGCAAATCCAAGAAGCTCACTTTTTCCGAATTCATGGACAAGGTCGAAAACGACCAGATATCGAGCGCCCTGATCACCGGCAACGCCATCAGCGGCGATATGAACCAGGAAGAGGGGACCGACTTCACCCGCTACGAGTCGAACATACCCCAGGACTACCCCGACCTGATCAACAAGCTGCGCCAGCACAAGGTTAACATCGAAGTGGAGAAGCTGAACAAGAACGAATGGCTGGGCATCATCCTCTCCCTGGCGCCTTTCCTGATCATCATCGTTTTCTGGGTGATGATCATGCGCCAGCAGGGAGGAAACAAGGCGTTCACCTTCGGCAAAAGCAAGGCGCGCATGTTCTCCGGCGACCGCAACAAGACCACGTTCAAAGACGTAGCCGGAGTCGAGGAGGCCAAGGAAGAGCTGGAGGAGATCATCGAATTCCTCAAGGAACCGAAAAAATTCCAGCGCCTGGGCGGGAAGATCCCCAAGGGCGTGCTGCTGATCGGACCTCCGGGCACCGGCAAGACCCTCCTGGCCAAGGCTATCGCCGGCGAGGCCAACGTTCCC includes the following:
- a CDS encoding aminotransferase class I/II-fold pyridoxal phosphate-dependent enzyme, whose amino-acid sequence is RNIIIASDGVFSMDGDIADLKCISELANTSDALVMVDDSHATGFLGKTGRGAIEYNDVLGKVDIITSTLGKAMGGASGGFTSGHREMIEILRQKSRPYLFSNTLAPAIAAAGIAAFDLLEKSDGLRRQLMENTQTFRREMGRLGFDINEGEHPIVPILFRKFANDAQLSQLMARDLYAEGIYVVGFFFPVVPRGQSRIRVQISAAHTREHIEKAIAAFAKVGRQLGVI